A genomic window from Ruminiclostridium cellulolyticum H10 includes:
- a CDS encoding galactokinase produces MQKNYDELKKKFCRIYGGSEEDLRIFSGPGRVNLIGEHIDYCGGFVFPAALSLDSTVIARINNDNTLRVAATDLPDRVEVELDKLESAKSLKWGNYQAGVAFMLQDAGYRLVGVDMLFHDTVPLGSGLSSSAAIELATAVTLVTLSNEVYGITKPIDMVEMAVLGQRTENEFCGVSCGIMDQFASAMGKKDHAILLDCGTLEYKYLPLKLDGYKIVLGNTKKKRALGESKYNERVRECAEGLKILQKYLPNKRNLCDITVSEFEQYKSMIEDEVIKKRVTHVISENDRVLRAAEALKRNDLEELGRLLVEANDSIRDLYEVTGKELDTMTAEAMKVEGVLGARMTGAGFGGCTVNIVPEDKVDLFIQQVGENYKEQTGITPEFYVSEISDGAREIKI; encoded by the coding sequence ATGCAGAAAAATTATGATGAGCTAAAGAAAAAGTTTTGCCGTATATACGGTGGTAGTGAAGAGGATTTAAGGATATTTTCAGGGCCCGGAAGAGTAAATCTCATCGGAGAACACATTGACTATTGCGGCGGGTTTGTTTTTCCGGCTGCTTTAAGCCTTGATTCCACTGTGATTGCAAGAATAAATAATGATAATACCCTAAGAGTTGCAGCAACAGATCTGCCTGATAGGGTAGAGGTGGAACTGGACAAACTGGAAAGTGCAAAGAGTCTGAAATGGGGAAACTATCAGGCAGGAGTAGCATTTATGCTCCAAGATGCAGGCTATAGGTTGGTGGGGGTAGACATGCTTTTTCACGACACTGTTCCACTGGGATCAGGACTTTCATCTTCTGCGGCAATAGAGTTGGCAACGGCAGTTACATTAGTTACTCTGTCTAATGAGGTATATGGAATAACAAAACCAATAGATATGGTAGAAATGGCTGTACTGGGACAAAGAACCGAAAATGAATTCTGCGGAGTAAGCTGTGGAATAATGGATCAGTTCGCATCTGCAATGGGTAAAAAGGACCATGCTATTTTGTTAGATTGCGGAACTTTGGAATATAAATATTTACCATTAAAGCTTGATGGTTATAAAATAGTACTTGGAAATACAAAGAAAAAACGTGCACTTGGCGAATCAAAATATAATGAGAGAGTCAGAGAATGTGCAGAAGGCTTAAAAATACTGCAAAAATATTTGCCGAACAAAAGGAATTTATGTGATATAACTGTTTCCGAATTTGAGCAATACAAGTCAATGATTGAGGATGAAGTAATCAAAAAAAGAGTTACTCATGTTATCAGCGAAAACGACAGAGTACTTAGAGCCGCAGAGGCACTAAAGAGAAATGACTTAGAAGAGCTGGGAAGGCTTTTGGTAGAGGCAAATGATTCAATCAGGGATTTATATGAAGTTACCGGAAAGGAACTTGACACAATGACTGCCGAAGCTATGAAGGTTGAGGGAGTTTTAGGTGCAAGAATGACTGGTGCCGGATTTGGAGGATGTACAGTAAACATAGTTCCGGAGGATAAGGTTGATTTGTTTATTCAGCAAGTTGGCGAGAATTACAAAGAACAAACTGGTATAACTCCAGAGTTTTATGTCAGTGAAATAAGTGACGGAGCAAGAGAAATCAAGATTTAA
- the galE gene encoding UDP-glucose 4-epimerase GalE produces MAVLVTGGAGYIGSHTVAELLDAKEEVIVLDNLEKGHREAVLGGKFIQADLRNIDEIRKVLKENDIEAVIHFAAYIEVGESVINPLKYYNNNVIASLNLLTAMQEAGVNKIVFSSTAATYGIPEQIPIKESDRTAPINPYGETKLTVEKMLKWADDAYGIKYAVLRYFNACGAHISGKIGEAHSPESHLIPIILQVAQGKRDEIKIFGSDYNTKDGTCVRDYIHVSDLSQAHVLALKNLRKGAESNTFNLGNGTGFSNKEVVEVARAVTGKTIKATDAPRRPGDPDILIASAEKAINILGWKPKYNDLNKIVETAWKWHSTHPNGYNG; encoded by the coding sequence ATGGCAGTTTTAGTTACAGGTGGAGCAGGTTATATAGGAAGTCATACAGTTGCAGAACTTCTTGATGCAAAAGAAGAGGTCATTGTTCTTGACAATTTAGAAAAAGGACATAGGGAGGCTGTTTTAGGCGGTAAATTCATTCAGGCTGACCTGAGAAATATTGATGAGATAAGAAAAGTATTAAAAGAAAATGATATTGAAGCTGTAATACATTTTGCGGCATACATTGAGGTAGGAGAAAGTGTGATTAATCCTTTAAAGTACTACAATAACAATGTTATAGCTTCATTGAACCTTTTAACCGCAATGCAAGAAGCCGGAGTAAACAAGATAGTATTTTCTTCAACAGCAGCTACTTATGGTATACCGGAGCAAATTCCCATAAAAGAGAGTGACAGGACAGCTCCAATCAATCCATACGGAGAAACGAAGTTAACTGTTGAAAAGATGTTAAAATGGGCAGATGATGCTTATGGAATAAAGTATGCAGTACTCAGATATTTTAATGCCTGCGGTGCACATATCAGCGGTAAAATAGGAGAGGCTCATTCTCCGGAATCACACCTGATACCAATAATATTGCAGGTTGCACAGGGCAAGAGAGATGAAATTAAGATATTCGGAAGCGACTATAATACAAAGGATGGAACTTGTGTAAGAGACTATATTCATGTTTCAGATCTTTCTCAAGCACACGTGCTTGCACTGAAAAATCTGAGAAAAGGTGCAGAAAGTAACACCTTCAATCTGGGAAATGGAACCGGATTTTCAAACAAAGAGGTGGTAGAGGTAGCCAGAGCAGTAACAGGAAAGACTATAAAAGCTACCGATGCACCTAGAAGACCCGGAGACCCTGACATATTGATTGCATCAGCGGAAAAAGCAATAAATATTTTAGGTTGGAAACCAAAATATAATGATTTAAATAAAATCGTTGAAACGGCATGGAAGTGGCATTCTACACATCCAAACGGGTATAACGGGTGA